The Flavobacteriales bacterium genome has a segment encoding these proteins:
- a CDS encoding thiol oxidoreductase, translated as MISNINLTKIAVGIFSSLLFVSCADDEPIVEPLPNDEHLLAGKTTIVDESQNAFGNPIPQLTGMDELNFFVGNSAFRDNWVSAPAATTARDGLGPLFNARSCGACHFKDGRGRPPLHKGEKETGFLIRLSVPGSTANGSPKPVPHYGGQLQDMAINGVPVEAKFEIIWKEVLGAFPDGEKYSLRKPEYQFSDLKYGPFPTDMMTSGRVGQQMIGLGLLEAISDDDLLKNADPNDLDKDGISGRPNYVWSKSKKQEVIGRFGWKSNMPSMEEQVLGAFLGDIGITSYLNPDQNCADGQTDCQNATEGGNPELNNNFAEQTILYSSTLAVPQRRNYKDEKVQRGKKLFAELNCVGCHKDNFTTSNHKISVLQDIKIKPYTDLLLHDMGAGLADNRPDFKANGKEWRTQPLWGIGLIPTVNGHSLLLHDGRARNIQEAILWHGGEAEKPKEKFMNLSKTDRVALLSFVESL; from the coding sequence ATGATTTCAAATATCAATTTGACAAAAATAGCAGTGGGGATATTTTCCTCACTGCTTTTTGTGTCTTGTGCAGATGATGAACCAATAGTGGAACCTTTGCCTAATGATGAACATCTTTTGGCGGGTAAAACAACTATTGTAGATGAATCTCAAAACGCCTTTGGAAATCCTATACCTCAACTAACAGGAATGGATGAGTTGAATTTCTTTGTCGGAAATTCAGCTTTTAGAGATAACTGGGTTTCGGCTCCAGCCGCAACTACTGCCAGAGATGGTTTAGGGCCTTTGTTTAATGCCCGTTCTTGTGGAGCTTGTCATTTTAAAGATGGACGAGGAAGACCTCCATTACACAAAGGAGAAAAAGAAACGGGTTTTTTAATCAGACTCTCAGTTCCAGGATCTACTGCTAATGGTTCGCCTAAACCAGTACCACACTATGGTGGACAGTTACAAGATATGGCAATAAACGGAGTCCCCGTAGAAGCAAAATTCGAAATTATCTGGAAAGAAGTGTTAGGAGCATTTCCTGATGGGGAAAAATATTCGCTAAGAAAACCAGAATATCAATTTTCTGATTTAAAATATGGTCCTTTCCCTACCGATATGATGACCTCAGGTAGAGTAGGTCAGCAAATGATCGGATTGGGATTACTGGAAGCTATTTCAGATGACGATTTACTAAAAAATGCCGACCCTAATGATCTTGATAAAGATGGAATTTCGGGAAGACCCAATTATGTTTGGAGCAAAAGTAAAAAACAAGAAGTAATCGGAAGATTTGGATGGAAATCCAATATGCCCAGTATGGAAGAACAAGTACTCGGTGCTTTTTTAGGAGATATAGGAATTACTTCCTACCTCAACCCTGATCAAAACTGTGCAGACGGTCAAACAGATTGCCAAAACGCTACCGAAGGCGGAAACCCTGAACTCAATAATAATTTTGCAGAACAAACCATTCTTTATTCATCTACACTTGCCGTACCACAAAGAAGAAACTACAAGGACGAAAAAGTACAAAGAGGAAAAAAACTCTTTGCTGAACTCAATTGTGTAGGTTGCCATAAAGACAATTTTACCACCTCAAACCACAAGATTTCGGTTTTGCAAGACATCAAAATAAAACCTTATACCGATTTGCTTTTACATGACATGGGAGCAGGTTTGGCAGATAATCGACCAGATTTTAAAGCCAATGGAAAAGAATGGAGAACTCAACCACTTTGGGGAATTGGATTAATTCCTACCGTGAATGGGCATTCCTTACTTTTGCATGATGGTAGAGCCAGAAATATTCAAGAAGCCATTCTTTGGCACGGTGGAGAAGCCGAAAAACCAAAGGAAAAATTCATGAATCTTAGTAAAACAGATCGAGTTGCTTTATTGTCTTTTGTTGAATCGCTTTAA